Proteins from a single region of Candidatus Woesearchaeota archaeon:
- a CDS encoding Lrp/AsnC family transcriptional regulator, producing the protein MIDETDLKIIEILKQDSSLSTHQITKKIQIPQTTVLNRIRKLQEANIIEKFTIKLNHKQLGKTQKAVIFVKVDTRTERSTEKRVGDIEEKIAKDERVLNIKRLMGRYDFVIELACTSIDDLNDFLINKVRSKECIAETETMMVLKEWNNN; encoded by the coding sequence ATGATTGATGAAACTGACTTAAAGATTATTGAAATACTCAAACAAGATTCCTCTCTCTCCACTCACCAGATTACCAAGAAAATACAGATTCCACAAACCACAGTACTCAACCGTATTCGCAAGTTACAAGAAGCCAATATCATTGAGAAATTTACCATCAAACTTAACCATAAACAACTCGGCAAAACCCAAAAAGCAGTCATCTTTGTTAAAGTTGATACCCGCACTGAACGCAGTACAGAAAAACGAGTAGGTGATATTGAAGAAAAAATTGCCAAAGACGAAAGAGTCTTAAATATCAAGCGGTTGATGGGCAGATACGATTTCGTTATCGAGCTGGCGTGCACCTCCATCGATGACCTTAACGATTTCCTTATCAACAAAGTACGATCAAAAGAGTGCATCGCAGAAACCGAGACCATGATGGTACTCAAAGAATGGAATAATAATTAA
- a CDS encoding tRNA (adenine-N1)-methyltransferase — translation MKNIEKVAVELTTNKKYLLKTITDDFITPQGMLNKRDLKQDGRIRASTGKVFSIIKPSFVDLWENLKRGPQIMVQKDIGLIIAKTGINKDSIVVDAGAGTGSLCLSLANICKHITTYETNGEHAAIVERNIQMVGFNNIVLKKENINNGIVETDVDLITLDLPEPWKVLEHAEKALVMGGFLVIYLPNILQVKTFVDTIPKSGISLLEVVELMERQWRVEENIVRPEFEMLGHTGFLVFCRKI, via the coding sequence ATGAAAAACATTGAAAAAGTCGCAGTGGAACTCACCACGAACAAAAAATATCTTCTTAAAACCATCACAGATGATTTTATCACCCCGCAAGGTATGCTCAATAAACGCGATCTAAAACAAGACGGTAGAATCCGTGCAAGCACTGGTAAAGTATTCTCCATTATCAAACCTTCTTTTGTTGACCTTTGGGAAAATCTCAAACGTGGACCGCAGATCATGGTGCAAAAAGATATTGGTCTTATTATCGCCAAAACTGGCATCAACAAAGATTCAATCGTTGTTGACGCTGGAGCAGGCACAGGTTCATTATGCCTCTCTCTTGCGAACATTTGCAAACATATTACTACATACGAAACCAATGGTGAACATGCAGCCATCGTTGAAAGAAACATCCAAATGGTGGGATTTAACAATATTGTCCTCAAAAAAGAAAACATCAACAACGGAATTGTTGAAACAGACGTAGACCTCATAACTCTTGATCTCCCCGAACCGTGGAAAGTATTAGAACATGCAGAAAAAGCATTAGTCATGGGAGGATTTCTCGTTATCTATTTACCCAATATTCTTCAAGTCAAAACATTCGTTGACACCATTCCCAAAAGTGGCATTTCCTTACTTGAGGTTGTCGAATTAATGGAACGCCAATGGCGCGTCGAAGAGAATATTGTCCGTCCAGAATTTGAGATGTTGGGACATACTGGGTTCTTGGTGTTCTGTAGGAAGATATAG
- the dut gene encoding dUTP diphosphatase: MHLPIKKLSPDAILPQYAHAGDAGLDFFSNEHVTILPNERHAVATGIAMAIPFGYVGLLWDRSGLAVKNGIKLLGGVIDASYRGEIKIIMYNTGTEPLVITKGMKIAQMLIQQYQQCTIQETNDLPDTSRGDKGFGSTG; encoded by the coding sequence ATGCATCTTCCCATCAAAAAGCTCTCACCTGACGCCATCTTGCCACAATATGCACACGCAGGTGACGCAGGATTAGATTTCTTTTCCAACGAACATGTCACAATCTTACCTAACGAACGCCACGCTGTTGCCACCGGCATTGCCATGGCGATTCCTTTTGGCTATGTTGGATTACTCTGGGATCGCTCCGGACTCGCAGTCAAAAATGGAATAAAACTCTTAGGAGGAGTAATTGACGCATCCTATCGAGGAGAAATTAAAATTATTATGTATAACACCGGAACCGAACCCCTCGTTATCACAAAAGGAATGAAGATTGCCCAAATGCTCATTCAACAATATCAACAGTGCACTATCCAAGAAACAAACGATCTTCCCGACACCAGCCGTGGTGACAAAGGCTTTGGCAGCACGGGATAA